In a single window of the Flavivirga spongiicola genome:
- a CDS encoding tetratricopeptide repeat-containing sensor histidine kinase, giving the protein MRKIITLIIFLSTLIGYSQTNDVDSLAIELAFQSQDTLKIQTSLKLIKSLYDINDYDKALKYIIESEKLSNNINYNKGIAEITYYKALIYAKKDDYINAVSGYEKSKALFNQLKDTLGVAKVNNSIGLIEIKRGNYNKGLQFSLAAIKELEKRHLVHDLRLAYSNLADAYYNINAYDKAIEFYLKALNVQEQLNDVKGINQSNSQLAELYSFKKEHRKAIEYYEKVLANKETSNDSVRGSIYSKLGGEYLKFNDYDNAADYLVKGLRLNRRGRYKEGLLTALNNLGDLNLQQGQLLTAEKQLLEAGAIAKNIDNKTELLKHYKLMKSLDSIKKRFDRAFVWQRQYYDLKNKLNKNEVKIDSKTDEPLELELDPGFDKPVINKHVVDPVTKIETAKTKKEFDRFKLIFYALLAALAIMSTFLVLIYLKRNNNIKYTQELEEKNIKIELQNVAFQEQTKHLENVNNVKDKLFSIVSHDLKDSLSSINGFIDLLKDGSLSREEFDNLIPELSENANNASLLLFNLLNWSKSQMQSLEPKPSLFDIQEVFEDKVNLIEQRMENKGITLTDHSLRDFAYADRSMFEIVVQNLLANALKFCKSGDTITISNHISNGSCIISIADTGIGISKQNLEKLFKNSSFTTVGTNNEKGTGLGLSICKELIELNNGKIWVESTQGVGSTFYVQLPKSRPNED; this is encoded by the coding sequence ATGAGGAAAATAATTACTTTAATTATATTTTTATCCACGTTAATTGGTTATTCCCAAACCAATGATGTAGATAGCCTTGCAATAGAATTAGCTTTCCAAAGTCAAGATACCTTAAAAATACAAACATCATTAAAACTTATTAAGTCGCTTTACGATATAAATGACTATGATAAAGCTTTAAAATATATTATTGAAAGTGAGAAACTTTCCAATAATATAAATTATAATAAAGGTATTGCAGAGATCACTTATTACAAAGCATTAATTTATGCAAAAAAAGACGATTATATAAACGCAGTTAGTGGTTATGAAAAATCTAAAGCTTTATTTAATCAATTAAAGGACACGCTTGGAGTTGCTAAAGTAAATAACAGTATTGGTTTAATTGAAATTAAACGAGGGAATTACAACAAAGGGTTACAGTTCTCCCTTGCTGCTATTAAAGAGTTAGAAAAAAGACATTTAGTACATGACCTACGATTAGCCTATAGCAACTTAGCAGATGCATATTATAACATTAATGCTTACGATAAAGCGATAGAATTTTATTTAAAAGCCTTAAATGTTCAGGAACAGTTAAATGATGTTAAGGGAATCAATCAATCAAACAGTCAATTAGCTGAATTATATTCTTTTAAAAAGGAACACAGAAAAGCGATAGAGTATTACGAAAAAGTATTAGCCAACAAAGAGACAAGTAATGACTCTGTACGCGGAAGTATTTACTCTAAATTAGGGGGTGAATATTTAAAGTTTAACGATTATGATAATGCGGCTGATTATTTAGTAAAAGGTTTAAGGCTTAATAGACGTGGTCGTTATAAAGAGGGATTATTAACTGCTTTAAATAACCTTGGTGATTTAAATTTACAACAAGGTCAATTACTCACAGCTGAAAAGCAATTACTTGAAGCTGGCGCCATTGCAAAAAATATAGATAATAAAACGGAACTGCTTAAGCATTACAAATTGATGAAATCGTTAGATTCTATAAAAAAACGATTTGACAGAGCTTTTGTTTGGCAACGTCAATATTACGATTTAAAAAATAAGCTTAATAAAAATGAAGTAAAAATAGATTCAAAAACGGATGAACCTCTAGAACTTGAGCTAGATCCCGGTTTTGACAAACCAGTTATCAATAAACACGTAGTTGATCCTGTAACGAAAATAGAAACAGCTAAAACAAAAAAAGAGTTTGATAGATTTAAGCTAATTTTTTACGCTTTATTAGCAGCACTCGCTATTATGTCTACTTTTTTAGTTCTAATTTACCTGAAGCGTAATAACAATATAAAGTACACTCAAGAATTAGAAGAAAAAAACATTAAAATTGAATTACAAAACGTGGCATTTCAAGAGCAAACCAAGCACCTTGAAAATGTTAATAATGTAAAAGACAAACTATTTTCTATTGTTTCTCATGATCTAAAAGACTCTTTGTCTTCCATTAATGGTTTTATCGATTTACTTAAAGACGGTTCGTTGTCTAGAGAAGAGTTTGATAATTTAATTCCAGAATTAAGTGAAAACGCAAACAATGCATCATTATTATTGTTTAATTTATTAAACTGGTCTAAATCTCAAATGCAGTCCTTAGAGCCAAAGCCTAGTTTATTTGATATACAAGAAGTTTTTGAAGATAAGGTCAATCTTATTGAACAGCGTATGGAGAATAAAGGTATTACTTTAACCGACCATTCTTTACGTGACTTTGCTTATGCAGACAGAAGTATGTTTGAAATTGTTGTTCAGAACTTACTTGCAAATGCTTTAAAATTCTGTAAAAGTGGAGATACGATTACTATTTCGAACCATATCAGCAATGGGAGCTGTATTATAAGTATCGCGGATACAGGCATTGGTATTTCTAAACAAAACTTAGAAAAACTATTCAAAAACAGTTCTTTCACCACCGTTGGTACCAACAATGAAAAAGGTACTGGTTTAGGACTCTCTATTTGTAAAGAACTCATAGAATTGAATAATGGTAAAATTTGGGTTGAAAGCACACAAGGGGTAGGTAGTACATTCTATGTGCAATTGCCTAAGTCTAGACCTAATGAAGATTAA
- a CDS encoding Crp/Fnr family transcriptional regulator — MKNLKEDLKKTIDLGDSDLENILSKFQPKSFRKNEKMTSFGKISKYFKFIDSGLLRVYFIDKQAKEITIQIGIENMWIGDIHSFLTQTPSLYHIDILEDTTILQIHKTDLETLFLQVPIMERFFGLKVQRAYISLQERTLHQLNKSAEERYLEFKRKYNHIESRVPQYMIASYLNISPEHLSKVRHFLAKK; from the coding sequence ATGAAAAACCTAAAAGAAGATTTAAAGAAAACAATTGATCTTGGTGATTCTGATTTAGAAAACATTCTCTCTAAATTTCAACCAAAATCGTTTAGGAAAAATGAGAAAATGACATCCTTTGGAAAGATCTCTAAATATTTTAAGTTTATTGACAGCGGACTTCTACGGGTGTACTTTATTGATAAACAAGCAAAAGAAATAACCATACAAATTGGAATCGAAAACATGTGGATAGGTGACATTCATAGTTTTTTAACCCAAACTCCTAGCCTATACCACATAGATATTCTTGAAGATACCACCATTTTACAAATTCATAAAACCGATTTAGAAACTTTATTTTTACAAGTGCCTATCATGGAGCGTTTTTTTGGACTAAAAGTCCAACGAGCTTATATTTCTCTTCAAGAACGAACCCTCCATCAATTGAATAAATCGGCAGAGGAACGTTATTTAGAATTCAAAAGGAAATATAATCATATAGAATCCCGTGTTCCTCAGTATATGATTGCTTCTTACCTTAATATTAGCCCCGAACATTTAAGTAAAGTCAGACATTTTTTAGCAAAAAAATAA
- a CDS encoding glycoside hydrolase family 16 protein — MKKYYWLISILTIFLVNCKEVPSDIVDSYIYLQKNGRDRMDWRIIWEDHFDNAKLDTTKWTRIPPNNADWGKHMTSNQQCYSISNGNLFLKGIINQDTLNDPRPFLTGGIYSKGKFAFQYGKIEIRAKLESAQGAWPAIWMLAEQKKYGAYPRNGEIDIMEHLNFDDIIYQTTHSYYTLELKQKETPPHHGTTKVDTSRFNTYGLEWYPDKLVFTLNDEETFIYPRVKGVDSSQWPYDQPFYVLIDQQLGGAWVGKVNPDNLPVQMIIDFVKVYQ, encoded by the coding sequence ATGAAAAAGTACTACTGGTTAATATCAATATTAACGATTTTTTTAGTCAATTGTAAAGAAGTCCCTTCTGATATCGTTGATTCATATATTTATTTACAAAAAAATGGTAGAGACAGGATGGATTGGCGCATTATTTGGGAAGACCATTTTGATAACGCTAAGCTAGACACAACCAAATGGACTCGAATTCCACCTAATAATGCAGATTGGGGCAAACATATGACTAGTAATCAACAATGTTATTCTATTTCAAATGGAAACTTATTTTTAAAAGGGATTATCAACCAAGATACTTTGAACGATCCGAGACCTTTTTTAACAGGAGGTATATATAGCAAAGGTAAATTTGCATTTCAATACGGTAAGATTGAGATTCGTGCAAAACTTGAGAGTGCTCAAGGTGCTTGGCCCGCCATATGGATGTTAGCCGAACAAAAGAAATATGGTGCTTATCCAAGAAATGGAGAAATTGATATTATGGAACACCTTAATTTTGACGATATCATCTACCAAACAACACACTCCTATTACACATTAGAATTAAAACAAAAAGAAACACCACCGCACCATGGAACCACAAAAGTAGATACTTCCCGTTTTAATACTTATGGTCTGGAATGGTATCCAGATAAATTAGTATTTACTTTAAATGATGAAGAAACTTTTATATATCCAAGAGTAAAAGGGGTAGATTCGTCCCAATGGCCGTATGATCAACCCTTTTATGTTTTAATAGACCAACAACTTGGAGGGGCTTGGGTTGGTAAAGTGAACCCCGATAATCTACCGGTTCAAATGATTATAGACTTTGTAAAAGTTTATCAATAA
- the ctlX gene encoding citrulline utilization hydrolase CtlX, which yields MQQTTNTILMIRPIGFRMNEQTAVNNYYQKVIDNLLPETVNAKAQQEFDTYVEKLRGIGVNVVVVNDTDVADTPDSIFPNNWVSFHENGDVGLYPMFAENRRLERREDILNTLEENGFLINNIVDYTSAEEESVFLEGTGSLLLDRENRKAYCALSPRADEDLFIEFCEDFEYTPIIFTSNQTVNGVRKAIYHTNVMMCLGETFAVICLSSIDDKKERKNVIGHLKENNKEIIDITEAQVNNFAGNMLQVKGANDARYLIMSQAAYNSLTASQIESLERHTKILSSSLNTIEACGGGSARCMMAEVFLPKA from the coding sequence ATGCAACAGACTACAAATACCATTTTAATGATTCGCCCTATAGGTTTTAGGATGAATGAACAAACTGCAGTAAATAACTATTATCAAAAAGTAATTGATAATTTATTGCCAGAAACGGTTAATGCCAAAGCGCAGCAAGAATTTGATACGTATGTTGAAAAACTAAGAGGAATAGGAGTGAATGTTGTAGTTGTTAATGATACAGATGTAGCAGACACGCCAGATTCTATTTTTCCAAATAACTGGGTGTCGTTTCATGAAAATGGTGATGTAGGTTTATATCCAATGTTTGCAGAAAACAGACGTTTAGAGCGTCGTGAAGATATTTTGAATACCTTGGAAGAAAATGGGTTCCTAATAAATAATATTGTTGATTATACTAGTGCCGAGGAAGAAAGTGTATTTCTTGAAGGTACCGGAAGTTTGTTGTTAGATCGTGAAAACAGAAAAGCATATTGCGCATTGTCTCCAAGAGCAGATGAAGATTTGTTTATTGAATTTTGTGAAGATTTTGAATATACACCGATAATATTTACTTCAAATCAAACAGTAAATGGCGTGCGCAAAGCTATTTACCATACTAATGTTATGATGTGTTTAGGAGAAACTTTTGCCGTTATATGTTTAAGTAGTATTGATGACAAAAAAGAACGCAAAAATGTGATCGGTCATTTAAAAGAAAATAATAAAGAGATTATTGATATCACCGAAGCACAGGTGAATAATTTTGCAGGCAATATGCTGCAAGTAAAAGGGGCTAACGATGCCCGTTATTTAATTATGAGTCAAGCAGCTTATAATTCTTTAACAGCATCACAAATCGAAAGCTTAGAAAGACATACCAAAATATTATCAAGTTCTTTAAATACTATTGAAGCTTGTGGTGGTGGTAGCGCACGTTGTATGATGGCAGAAGTATTTTTACCTAAAGCTTAA
- the argS gene encoding arginine--tRNA ligase: MSLQETLSNQVKQAVKFSFNVELETVEFQATRKEFAGDITVVVFPMLRFVKGNPAQIGETIGNYLVENVADVKAFNVVKGFLNIEISDSYYINFFNSIKNNETYGFVSPTAEEKAVMVEYSSPNTNKPLHLGHVRNNLLGYSVAEILKAAGTKVYKTQIINDRGIHICKSMLAWKRFGNEETPENTGLKGDKLVGNYYVRFDQEYKKEIQSLVASGETEEAAKIKAPILLEAQDMLLKWEAGDEETVALWKKMNGWVYDGFDITYKNLGVDFDTLYYESNTYLLGKEFVAEGLRSGVFNKEEDGSVWCDLTEDGLDKKIVLRADGTAVYMTQDIGTAIQRIKDYPDVGGLVYTVGNEQDYHFQVLFLILKKLGFEWAKNLYHLSYGMVDLPSGKMKSREGTVVDADDLIDDMASTAGEISEELGKLDGYSDDEKQALYKTIGLGALKYYVLKVDPKKRILFDPKESIDFQGNTGPFIQYTYARIQSILRKANVSDTAIDTMALHSKEKELLKQIQLFPEVVQNAAAQHSPALIANYTYDLVKEFNSFYQNVSILGADSDSEKTFRVQLSNTVANTIKNGFGLLGIHVPERM; this comes from the coding sequence ATGAGCCTTCAAGAGACTTTATCTAATCAAGTAAAGCAAGCTGTAAAATTTAGTTTTAATGTAGAATTGGAAACGGTAGAATTTCAAGCAACCAGAAAAGAGTTTGCCGGTGATATTACTGTTGTTGTTTTCCCAATGTTACGTTTTGTAAAAGGCAACCCTGCGCAAATTGGAGAAACTATAGGTAACTATTTAGTGGAAAATGTAGCAGATGTTAAGGCTTTTAATGTGGTGAAAGGTTTTTTGAATATTGAAATTAGCGATTCGTATTATATCAATTTTTTTAATAGTATAAAAAATAATGAAACCTATGGTTTTGTTTCACCAACGGCGGAAGAAAAAGCGGTGATGGTTGAGTATTCTTCACCAAACACAAACAAACCATTACATTTAGGACATGTACGAAATAATCTTTTAGGTTATAGCGTTGCTGAAATTTTAAAAGCTGCTGGAACAAAAGTTTACAAAACTCAAATTATAAACGATAGAGGGATTCATATTTGTAAAAGTATGTTAGCCTGGAAACGTTTTGGAAATGAAGAAACTCCAGAAAATACGGGTTTAAAAGGAGATAAACTAGTAGGGAATTATTATGTAAGGTTTGATCAGGAGTATAAAAAGGAAATCCAGAGTTTAGTAGCCTCGGGTGAAACAGAGGAAGCAGCCAAAATAAAGGCTCCCATTTTATTAGAAGCTCAAGATATGCTTTTAAAATGGGAAGCAGGCGATGAAGAAACAGTGGCACTTTGGAAGAAAATGAATGGTTGGGTATATGATGGGTTTGATATAACCTATAAAAATTTAGGAGTAGATTTTGATACCTTATATTATGAAAGTAATACCTATTTATTAGGTAAAGAGTTTGTTGCAGAGGGATTAAGATCTGGTGTTTTTAATAAGGAAGAAGACGGCTCTGTTTGGTGTGATTTAACCGAAGATGGATTAGATAAAAAAATTGTATTGCGTGCTGATGGTACAGCAGTTTATATGACTCAGGATATTGGTACGGCGATACAACGTATTAAAGATTATCCAGATGTTGGTGGTTTGGTTTATACGGTTGGGAACGAGCAAGATTATCACTTTCAGGTATTGTTTTTAATTCTTAAGAAACTTGGTTTTGAATGGGCTAAAAATTTATACCATTTAAGTTATGGGATGGTAGATTTGCCAAGCGGAAAGATGAAGAGTAGAGAAGGTACTGTGGTTGATGCCGATGATTTAATTGATGATATGGCTAGTACCGCTGGTGAGATTTCAGAAGAATTAGGGAAACTTGATGGCTATTCTGATGATGAAAAGCAGGCTTTATATAAAACCATTGGTTTAGGAGCTCTAAAATATTATGTCTTAAAAGTAGATCCTAAAAAACGTATTTTATTTGACCCTAAGGAATCAATCGATTTTCAAGGGAATACAGGGCCTTTTATACAGTATACTTATGCTAGAATTCAATCTATTCTAAGAAAAGCAAATGTAAGCGACACTGCAATAGACACCATGGCATTGCATTCAAAAGAAAAAGAACTTTTAAAACAAATTCAATTGTTTCCAGAGGTTGTGCAAAATGCAGCCGCACAACATAGCCCGGCATTAATTGCTAATTATACTTACGATTTGGTTAAGGAATTCAATTCTTTTTATCAAAATGTATCCATCTTAGGAGCAGATAGCGATAGCGAAAAAACATTTAGAGTACAGCTTTCAAATACGGTGGCCAATACGATTAAAAATGGATTTGGGTTATTAGGAATTCATGTACCAGAACGAATGTAG
- a CDS encoding multidrug effflux MFS transporter codes for MKNRELGFIEFIILVALLMALVSVTINMLLPAFQDILNDFQLKDKNKIQLTVSLLYLGLGFSQLFYGTLSDTIGRKPSIYHGLILFLLGCIISYVSNNLSILLIGQVLQGIGLGAPRVISVAIVRDKFEGRRMARAMSFIMVIYVLMPIVSPILGKSIIMISNWRILFIIYIGLGILVFLLFKYRMPETLAPDKQKSFSLKHLFKATQEILSNKYSFTYILILGLYSGVFITYLNLSQAIFEFQYQLGNQYPYYFAFLACSIGLALFINGKLVLSLGMKLLTEIAILSSLFTAILFFSISYFIQPSLWLFIVFMFVQLFSYGLLVGNLNALAMQPLGHIAGLGASVVGAISTIISVPMSIFIGSFYNNTTSPIVIAYCFIGTMSLLMLNFINQQFSYGKLNR; via the coding sequence ATGAAAAATCGAGAACTAGGTTTTATTGAATTTATTATATTAGTAGCACTCCTCATGGCATTGGTATCGGTCACCATCAATATGTTATTACCTGCCTTTCAAGATATTCTAAACGACTTTCAATTAAAAGATAAAAACAAAATTCAGCTAACTGTTTCTTTGCTGTATTTAGGCTTGGGGTTTAGCCAATTATTTTACGGAACCTTATCAGATACTATTGGACGAAAACCGAGTATCTATCATGGCTTAATTCTTTTTCTTTTAGGGTGTATCATTTCTTATGTATCCAACAATTTAAGCATTTTACTTATAGGACAGGTACTTCAAGGTATCGGTTTAGGAGCTCCAAGAGTGATAAGCGTAGCAATTGTCAGAGATAAATTTGAAGGACGAAGAATGGCTAGAGCCATGTCTTTTATCATGGTGATATATGTACTCATGCCGATTGTCTCCCCTATCTTAGGAAAGTCTATAATAATGATTAGTAATTGGCGAATTTTATTTATTATATATATCGGTTTGGGAATTTTGGTATTTCTATTATTCAAATATAGAATGCCAGAAACACTAGCTCCAGACAAACAAAAAAGCTTTTCGTTAAAGCATCTTTTCAAAGCGACTCAGGAAATCCTTAGCAACAAATATTCATTTACATATATCCTTATTCTTGGGTTATACTCAGGAGTATTTATCACATACCTCAACCTATCACAAGCTATTTTTGAATTTCAGTACCAATTAGGAAATCAATACCCATATTATTTTGCCTTTTTAGCTTGTAGCATTGGCTTGGCTTTATTTATCAATGGAAAATTAGTATTAAGTCTGGGTATGAAATTATTAACGGAAATTGCGATTCTTAGTAGTCTTTTTACAGCGATCCTTTTTTTTAGTATCAGTTATTTTATCCAGCCTTCTTTATGGTTATTTATAGTATTTATGTTCGTACAACTTTTCAGTTATGGGTTATTAGTTGGCAACTTAAATGCATTAGCAATGCAACCTTTAGGGCATATCGCAGGACTAGGTGCTTCTGTTGTAGGTGCCATATCCACCATTATATCCGTTCCGATGTCAATTTTTATTGGTAGTTTTTATAATAATACGACTTCTCCTATAGTTATAGCGTATTGTTTTATCGGAACCATGTCATTACTTATGCTTAATTTTATTAATCAACAATTTTCATATGGAAAACTTAATCGTTAA
- a CDS encoding TonB-dependent receptor plug domain-containing protein, with protein sequence MNRKGILSLFSILFFLNVTSLKAQSIQKEKQSLLVILNTLEARYDISFSYADETIKDKEVALPSEDLTLVALLEFLKKKIELDFELLDSRFIAIKHLEKEKGDFRVQKLKEVVVTNYLTNGITKLNDGSITIKPESFGILPGLIEPDVLQTIQALPGVLSADEKISNINVRGGTHDQNLLLWDGIKMYQSGHFFGLISAFNPHTTKRVNVYKNGTSAKYGDGISSIIDIELPDDIDNEFKGGIGFNLINADAYAKIPLSKKTELQLSTRRSVTDLIVTPTYDQYLKRVFEDSDFSQSSNNTISQNETFYFYDITAKFLYDISKKDKIRFHFFNVNNNLNYEELLSNNDRNEALDSELSQRNSAIGLTYTRDWTNKLTTTYQVYVSNYDLDATNFDVFNDQRLIQENEVYDGSSKFDINYKHNRQLKINGGYQFSEVGISNLEDVNNPAFRSYIKNVIRSHAIYAETSLLSNNAKTNLKIGGRLNYINKFKLFLAEPRLRFSQRFLNNFKFEVLGEFKHQTTSQIIDLQNDFLGIENRRWVLSNNNSDNIVINDKTIYPVPVVKSKQLSAGVHYNKNKLLISAEGYIKKVDGIITRSQGFQNQFQFINSIGSYEIQGLDFLLNKQFGNIISSWFSYSYSSNNYIFPSLNDGKKFPNNVDIRHTFSFAGTYTQKAIKLALGLNWHSGKPTTLPDTNDNPDDRVITYTAPNSSNLDDYLRADCSATYAFNISDTARATLGASVWNVLNKKNIINTYYTLDENNEINTVENESLGITPNISLRIYF encoded by the coding sequence GTGAATAGAAAAGGTATTCTTTCTCTTTTTTCTATATTATTTTTTTTGAATGTTACTAGCCTTAAAGCTCAAAGCATTCAAAAAGAAAAGCAATCACTTTTGGTTATTTTAAATACTCTTGAAGCACGTTACGACATCAGTTTTTCTTACGCAGACGAAACAATTAAAGATAAAGAAGTTGCCTTACCTAGTGAAGACTTAACTTTAGTTGCTCTCTTAGAATTTCTAAAAAAGAAAATCGAACTCGATTTTGAATTATTAGATAGTCGCTTCATAGCCATTAAACACTTGGAAAAAGAAAAGGGCGACTTCAGGGTACAAAAACTTAAAGAGGTTGTTGTTACTAATTACTTAACTAATGGTATTACCAAACTAAATGATGGTTCTATTACTATTAAACCTGAATCTTTTGGCATTCTTCCTGGCTTGATAGAACCCGATGTTTTACAAACTATTCAAGCCCTTCCCGGTGTTTTAAGTGCAGATGAAAAGATATCTAATATAAATGTTAGAGGAGGTACGCACGATCAAAATTTATTATTATGGGACGGCATAAAAATGTATCAATCTGGACATTTTTTTGGACTCATTTCTGCCTTCAACCCACACACAACTAAACGCGTTAATGTGTACAAAAATGGTACTAGTGCTAAATATGGCGATGGTATTTCGAGTATTATAGATATAGAATTACCAGATGATATTGATAACGAGTTTAAAGGTGGGATAGGTTTTAATTTGATTAATGCCGATGCTTATGCTAAAATTCCATTATCAAAAAAAACAGAACTGCAACTATCAACACGCCGTTCTGTGACTGACCTGATTGTAACACCTACATATGACCAATACCTTAAACGTGTTTTTGAAGATTCAGATTTTAGCCAATCTAGTAACAATACCATCTCTCAAAATGAGACGTTTTATTTTTATGATATTACAGCAAAGTTCTTATATGACATTTCTAAAAAAGACAAAATTAGATTTCATTTTTTTAACGTGAATAACAACTTAAATTACGAAGAATTATTAAGTAATAATGATAGAAATGAAGCTTTAGACAGTGAACTATCACAACGAAATTCGGCCATTGGATTAACCTATACAAGAGACTGGACTAATAAACTTACAACAACGTATCAAGTCTATGTTTCTAATTATGATTTGGATGCTACAAATTTTGACGTTTTTAATGACCAGCGGCTCATTCAGGAAAACGAAGTATATGACGGTTCTTCAAAATTTGATATTAATTACAAGCACAATCGCCAATTAAAAATAAATGGCGGCTACCAATTCTCTGAAGTTGGTATTAGTAATTTAGAAGACGTTAACAACCCTGCTTTTAGAAGCTATATTAAAAATGTTATTAGAAGTCATGCTATTTATGCAGAAACATCGCTTTTATCGAATAATGCCAAAACCAATCTAAAAATAGGGGGTCGTTTAAATTATATAAACAAGTTCAAATTATTTTTAGCAGAACCTAGACTAAGATTTAGTCAACGTTTTTTAAATAATTTCAAATTCGAAGTATTAGGTGAATTTAAACATCAAACGACTTCTCAAATTATCGATTTGCAAAATGACTTTTTAGGCATTGAAAATCGTCGATGGGTATTATCAAATAATAATAGTGATAACATCGTTATTAATGATAAAACGATCTACCCTGTTCCAGTGGTAAAAAGCAAACAACTATCGGCTGGTGTTCATTATAACAAAAACAAATTATTAATTAGTGCCGAAGGTTATATAAAAAAAGTAGATGGTATTATCACAAGAAGTCAAGGGTTCCAAAACCAATTTCAATTTATAAACAGTATAGGTAGTTATGAAATTCAAGGATTAGATTTCTTATTAAACAAACAGTTTGGAAATATTATAAGCAGCTGGTTTTCTTATTCTTATAGTAGTAACAATTATATATTCCCATCTCTAAACGATGGTAAAAAGTTTCCTAATAATGTAGATATCAGGCATACATTTTCTTTTGCCGGAACCTATACACAAAAGGCTATTAAATTAGCATTGGGACTCAATTGGCATTCTGGAAAACCTACTACACTTCCAGATACAAATGATAATCCAGATGATCGAGTTATTACTTACACTGCTCCTAACAGCAGTAATTTAGATGATTATTTACGGGCAGATTGTTCAGCTACTTATGCTTTTAATATTTCTGATACTGCACGAGCAACTCTTGGTGCATCCGTTTGGAATGTTTTAAATAAAAAAAATATTATAAATACGTATTATACTTTAGATGAAAATAATGAGATTAATACTGTTGAAAATGAGTCTTTGGGTATCACACCTAATATAAGTTTAAGAATCTATTTTTAA
- a CDS encoding GNAT family N-acetyltransferase produces the protein MENLIVNNLFEFYKLVGTSSQFLNCTQQYCYVKAGNLSWPNIVFDLNEEQVNYQNLYDKIKANEISNKVFLLQNETIETQLLNHDFKLSSSIIGMYLDLDKATKPVNDFSTIYQVDNNTTATEFARIASKAFNYKILPSTIKPLVECQELKLFIGKHHDEYASCGMLLLDKRGISGLHMIGTLPKYRGFGLGKIMTNKLLFEAYENASQQAVLGASIAGERVYSKLGFIKQGDFKSYVV, from the coding sequence ATGGAAAACTTAATCGTTAATAACCTATTCGAATTCTATAAGCTTGTTGGCACTAGTAGTCAGTTTCTTAATTGTACGCAGCAATATTGTTATGTAAAAGCCGGCAATTTGTCTTGGCCGAACATTGTTTTTGATTTAAACGAGGAACAAGTAAATTACCAAAATCTGTACGATAAGATAAAAGCTAATGAAATATCTAATAAAGTATTCCTACTCCAGAACGAAACCATTGAAACGCAGTTATTGAATCATGACTTTAAACTGAGTTCTTCTATAATAGGCATGTATCTGGATTTAGATAAAGCAACTAAACCTGTCAATGATTTTTCTACGATATATCAAGTAGATAATAATACAACCGCTACAGAATTTGCCAGAATAGCTTCAAAAGCTTTTAATTACAAGATTCTTCCTTCTACTATAAAACCTTTGGTAGAGTGTCAAGAACTGAAATTATTTATAGGAAAACATCATGATGAATATGCCAGTTGCGGCATGTTATTATTAGACAAAAGAGGGATCTCTGGTTTGCACATGATTGGCACTTTACCTAAATACAGAGGTTTTGGACTAGGAAAAATAATGACCAATAAGTTATTATTTGAAGCCTATGAAAACGCAAGCCAACAAGCTGTACTGGGGGCATCGATTGCCGGAGAAAGAGTCTATTCTAAACTCGGATTTATAAAACAAGGTGATTTTAAAAGCTATGTAGTTTAA